The Roseovarius sp. EL26 genome has a window encoding:
- a CDS encoding cytochrome c biogenesis CcdA family protein, translating into MFGIEIIDASLVPAMIVALMAGVISFLSPCVLPIVPPYLAYMSGVTLTDLNEDKSARTKAMGPALCFVLGLSTVFLLLGFAASAFGTVFLQYQSTFNTLAGVIVMVFGAHFIGIYRIPFLNREARMDVGDRGGSAFGAYILGLAFAFGWTPCIGPQLGAILSLAASEGSVSRGTLLLAVYAIGLGVPFLVVAMMLPKLGGAMTWMKRHMEQIEKVMGLLLWTIGLLMLTGGFSAFSFWLLEAFPALATIG; encoded by the coding sequence ATGTTTGGAATCGAAATCATAGACGCCAGCCTTGTGCCGGCCATGATCGTGGCGCTAATGGCGGGGGTAATCTCATTCCTCAGCCCCTGCGTTTTGCCCATTGTGCCACCGTATCTGGCGTATATGAGCGGGGTTACACTGACGGACCTGAATGAAGATAAAAGCGCGCGCACTAAGGCCATGGGCCCCGCGCTTTGCTTTGTGTTAGGGTTATCGACGGTGTTTTTGCTGCTTGGGTTTGCAGCCTCGGCCTTTGGCACGGTGTTTTTGCAATACCAAAGTACTTTCAATACTTTGGCCGGTGTCATTGTGATGGTCTTTGGCGCGCATTTCATTGGCATTTACCGCATTCCGTTCCTCAACCGCGAGGCGCGTATGGATGTAGGGGACCGAGGTGGGTCAGCCTTTGGGGCCTATATTCTGGGGTTGGCGTTTGCCTTTGGCTGGACGCCATGCATTGGGCCACAACTTGGGGCGATCTTGTCGCTGGCGGCCTCGGAAGGCTCAGTTTCGCGTGGGACCCTTTTGCTTGCAGTTTATGCCATCGGACTTGGTGTGCCATTTCTGGTAGTGGCGATGATGTTGCCCAAACTGGGTGGTGCAATGACGTGGATGAAACGTCATATGGAGCAGATTGAAAAGGTCATGGGGCTATTGCTCTGGACGATTGGTCTGTTGATGTTGACCGGCGGATTTTCGGCCTTTTCCTTCTGGTTGCTTGAGGCCTTTCCAGCATTGGCAACCATAGGGTAA
- a CDS encoding sulfurtransferase TusA family protein, which produces MEPTLTIDARGLLCPLPVLKLQKRLKALESGNILELIADDPAAVIDVPHYCNESGNELVKTEERAGSNAYFVRKTA; this is translated from the coding sequence ATGGAACCAACACTGACCATTGATGCCCGCGGGCTGCTGTGCCCCCTGCCCGTGTTGAAGCTGCAAAAGCGGCTCAAGGCGCTCGAGAGCGGTAATATTCTGGAATTGATCGCCGATGATCCGGCAGCTGTGATCGATGTTCCGCATTATTGCAATGAATCCGGGAACGAGCTGGTTAAAACCGAAGAGCGCGCGGGCAGCAACGCTTACTTCGTTCGCAAAACGGCCTGA
- a CDS encoding ribonuclease E/G, producing the protein MAKKMLIDATHAEETRVVVVDGNKVEEFDFESENKRQLAGNIYLAKVTRVEPSLQAAFVEYGGNRHGFLAFSEIHPDYYQIPVADREALLEEERAYAEAMKARDDEDEAPKRRSRSRSSSKAEKVKSEDAVVTADASDDTISGMETIDLEDEAGADTTLAADDAVETSTQDVDEQDSPAQGAAAEATIESTAEVADADSAAEEDNTDAADAAASDETSEAEGAVASSEDADSTDDADKDADKPEGKTRGRRRPRRNARRADAKDKDDSIESVADEDDSEDIRPPRKPRARRYKIQEVIKVRQILLVQVVKEERGNKGAALTTYLSLAGRYCVLMPNTARGGGISRKITNAPDRKKLKEIANEIDVPQGAGLIIRTAGAKRTKAEIKRDYEYLQRMWEQIRELTLKSIAPAKIYEEGDLIKRSIRDLYNREIEEVLVEGEGGYRIAKDFMKMIMPSHAKNVKHYTETMPLFARFQVESYLGSMFNPTVQLKSGGYIVIGVTEALVAIDVNSGRATKEGSIEDTATKTNLEAAEEVARQLRLRDLAGLIVIDFIDMDERKNNAAVEKRMKDKLKTDRARIQVGRISGFGLMEMSRQRLRPGMIEATTQPCPSCHGTGLIRSDDNLALSILRQIEEEGVRRRSREVLVKCPVGIANFLMNQKREHVAQIEARYGLSVRIEGDPMLISPDYTIEKFKTATRAVPEATAPVVSVDSSLMDDLPVEDEAEEVVATSEAETESEEQPKKKRRRRRRRSKGQRNEGDVATGEAQVEGADAATDAAVDDTKADTTEAKPDAEVVEAPAAQEGEAEATADADKPAPKRKRTRKKPAKKVEAAEAETAEASPKATDAAAEAPAEEAPAKPKRTRRKPAKAKVAAEEAPAAPAEEAPTAAEAPVEPAPEPVQEAAPEVKAEPEVAPAPEPVAVEAAPEPTPEPVAAVAVEEAVAPVVEEVAKAPVEAKPKRRGWWSLS; encoded by the coding sequence ATGGCTAAGAAAATGCTTATCGATGCCACCCACGCGGAGGAAACCCGCGTCGTGGTGGTTGACGGAAACAAGGTCGAGGAATTTGATTTTGAATCCGAAAACAAACGGCAACTCGCCGGAAATATCTATCTCGCAAAAGTAACACGGGTTGAACCTTCGCTTCAGGCGGCTTTTGTTGAATATGGTGGCAACCGTCATGGATTTCTGGCGTTTTCAGAAATTCACCCGGATTATTACCAGATCCCGGTTGCTGACCGCGAGGCATTGCTGGAAGAAGAGCGCGCCTATGCTGAGGCAATGAAAGCGCGAGATGACGAAGATGAGGCGCCAAAACGCCGGTCACGATCGCGCAGCTCCAGCAAGGCTGAGAAAGTTAAATCAGAAGACGCAGTTGTCACCGCAGATGCGTCGGACGATACAATCTCCGGCATGGAAACCATCGACCTTGAGGACGAGGCCGGTGCCGACACGACACTGGCTGCGGATGATGCTGTTGAAACATCCACTCAAGATGTCGATGAACAAGACAGCCCTGCACAAGGCGCTGCGGCCGAAGCCACAATAGAATCTACTGCAGAGGTTGCTGACGCGGATTCCGCAGCAGAAGAAGACAACACAGATGCCGCAGACGCAGCTGCGAGTGATGAAACTTCTGAGGCAGAAGGGGCAGTCGCCTCATCAGAAGACGCAGATAGCACAGACGATGCGGATAAGGATGCGGACAAGCCCGAAGGCAAAACCCGCGGCCGACGTCGCCCACGTCGCAATGCGCGGCGTGCAGACGCCAAAGATAAAGACGATTCCATCGAATCTGTGGCCGATGAAGACGACAGCGAAGACATTCGCCCACCACGCAAACCGCGTGCGCGTCGGTATAAAATTCAAGAAGTGATCAAAGTGCGCCAAATCTTGCTGGTGCAGGTGGTCAAAGAAGAACGCGGCAACAAGGGCGCGGCCCTGACGACATACCTGTCACTGGCTGGTCGCTATTGTGTCTTAATGCCTAACACTGCACGTGGTGGAGGCATTTCCCGCAAGATCACCAACGCACCCGACCGCAAGAAACTGAAAGAGATCGCCAACGAGATTGATGTGCCACAGGGGGCGGGTTTGATTATCCGTACCGCTGGGGCCAAGCGCACCAAGGCCGAAATCAAGCGCGACTATGAATACCTGCAACGGATGTGGGAGCAAATTCGTGAATTGACGCTAAAATCAATTGCGCCTGCGAAGATCTATGAAGAGGGCGACCTGATCAAACGCTCGATCCGCGATTTGTATAACCGCGAGATCGAAGAAGTGTTGGTTGAGGGTGAAGGTGGTTACCGCATCGCCAAAGACTTCATGAAGATGATCATGCCGTCACACGCCAAAAACGTGAAGCATTACACCGAGACCATGCCGTTGTTTGCGCGCTTCCAGGTTGAAAGCTATCTGGGGTCAATGTTCAACCCCACGGTACAACTGAAATCGGGTGGCTATATTGTGATCGGCGTGACCGAGGCGTTGGTGGCGATCGACGTGAACTCTGGTCGAGCGACCAAAGAGGGCTCAATCGAGGATACCGCGACCAAGACCAACCTTGAAGCAGCTGAAGAGGTGGCCCGCCAGCTGCGTCTGCGCGATCTGGCAGGCCTGATCGTCATCGATTTCATCGATATGGACGAGCGCAAGAACAACGCTGCCGTTGAAAAGCGGATGAAAGACAAGCTCAAAACCGACCGTGCGCGTATTCAGGTGGGTCGGATTTCCGGTTTTGGCCTGATGGAGATGAGTCGTCAGCGTCTGCGTCCCGGTATGATCGAGGCAACAACACAGCCTTGCCCATCGTGCCACGGTACGGGCTTGATCCGTTCTGATGACAACCTTGCGCTGTCTATCTTGCGTCAGATTGAAGAAGAAGGTGTGCGCCGTCGGTCACGCGAAGTTCTGGTCAAATGCCCGGTCGGCATTGCCAACTTCCTGATGAACCAAAAACGTGAGCATGTGGCGCAAATCGAAGCACGTTATGGTCTGTCGGTTCGGATTGAAGGTGATCCGATGTTGATCAGCCCGGATTATACGATTGAGAAGTTCAAAACCGCGACCCGTGCCGTGCCCGAAGCCACTGCACCGGTTGTGTCTGTTGACAGCTCGCTGATGGATGATTTGCCTGTTGAGGACGAAGCGGAAGAGGTCGTTGCGACCTCTGAGGCCGAGACCGAATCTGAAGAGCAGCCCAAGAAAAAGCGCCGCCGCCGTCGTCGTCGCTCTAAAGGGCAGCGCAATGAGGGTGATGTGGCAACGGGTGAAGCTCAGGTCGAAGGGGCTGATGCCGCAACGGACGCTGCGGTGGATGATACTAAAGCCGATACCACAGAGGCAAAACCTGATGCTGAGGTCGTAGAGGCCCCAGCTGCGCAAGAGGGCGAAGCCGAAGCAACTGCGGATGCTGACAAGCCTGCACCAAAGCGCAAACGCACGCGGAAAAAGCCAGCAAAGAAGGTTGAGGCAGCCGAGGCTGAAACAGCTGAAGCAAGCCCAAAGGCAACCGATGCTGCGGCAGAAGCCCCAGCAGAAGAAGCCCCGGCCAAGCCAAAGCGCACACGTCGTAAGCCTGCCAAGGCCAAGGTTGCTGCTGAGGAAGCGCCTGCTGCACCAGCTGAGGAGGCTCCGACAGCTGCAGAGGCACCTGTTGAGCCAGCCCCTGAGCCGGTTCAGGAAGCTGCCCCAGAGGTTAAAGCTGAACCAGAAGTTGCCCCGGCACCAGAACCTGTTGCCGTGGAAGCTGCGCCTGAGCCAACGCCAGAGCCTGTTGCTGCGGTTGCGGTAGAGGAGGCAGTAGCGCCCGTAGTGGAAGAGGTGGCTAAGGCGCCGGTTGAGGCCAAGCCCAAACGCCGTGGTTGGTGGTCGCTGAGCTAA